The Streptococcus mitis region AATAATGGTTCGATTCGGATTTTTTAAAGATTCTAGGATAGAAAGTAATTCCTCAGAGTTTTTGGGGTCTAAGGAAGCGGTTGGTTCATCTGCAAGAATCAAAGGCGGATCCTTTAAAATTATCTTCGCTAGTGCAACACGTTGCGCTTCTCCTCCTGATAATTCAAATATAGGTTGCTTCAAATCCAAATAAGAGAGGTTTACACGATTTAGAGCTTGTTTCATCAAAGAGATTTTCTCTTTTTCTTTCAACTTTTTACCAACTAAACCCAGATTGAGATTCTCTTTGACGGTTTGGCTTTCAATTAAGCCAAAATCTTGAAATAAATATCCCAAGTAATCTCTAAAGAAAACAGAGGGTTTAATGTCTTTAAGAGAGGTGCCATCATAGATGATTTGCCCTTTATCATATGGCTCTAATCGTCCAATCATATTCAAGAGTGTTGTCTTACCACAGCCACTTGTCCCAATTAAGGCATAAATTTTCCCACCTTCAAAATGAAGATTCGTATCTGAAAATAGCTGACGGTTTCCAAATTTTTTAGATATATTCTTTAGTTCAATCATCCTATTTTCCTTTCATAATTGTCATAGAAACACGAGATTCTTTCTGCGCTTGACGGTAAAGCGTCAGAACTGCACTAACTAGAAAGACTAATAAAGTGAGTAAGCCAATTACCCAGTCTCTACTGCGTAAAATAAAGAGACTAGCACCAAATACAAAACTGGCAAATTGACTAACCATATACTGAGCATGTGTTTCAAAAAATCGTAAACCTGAAATTCGTTTAATCAAGATATCTCGACGGAATTGCTCGAAATATAGAAGATTGACAGAATAAAAGAGTAATAAGGAACTGGCTATCCCCACAATAGCTCCTAAGATTAAAGTTGCTGTTTCAGTTTGCACTTCATTATAACGAGTTAGATAAACACTTCTTCCTTCTTTAAGATAAGATACTTGCTCATAAATTCCAGCTTCCTTCAAGAGAGATAAACCACTCTCATATCCTTTGATAAAGAGTTGCTTTCCAGCATTGATAGACCAACTAGATTTGGAAATGATACTATCACCTGTAGATGTTGGAGTAAATACAACTAAAATCGGATCGGTTAAGTACTGAATAGATACTGGACTTTCACCGTTATTATAAACAAATCGCTTTTCTCCTGTTGGAAGATAGCTAACAATCGCTCTCATTTCATATTCTAAAGGAGCGTTTTTATCCTCACTTGATTTTCCGTAATAGTTTAAACTCTCTTCAAAAACTTTCTTAAGTTCTGCTTCCTGTGAGCGAAGAGATTTTGGTAATAAAAGTCCAAATTCCCCTTTTTGAAGATGAGCTAATTTCTGTCTAGTCTCATCATTTACAGCCACATTTTCCTTATCCAAATAACTTGGACTGACATAGAGAACATTAGCATCTGGACTATAGGTATCCAATGTCTCTCCCTGTTCATTTTTTCCTTGTGGATTGGCAAAATGGAGCAGATTATCCTTTACATAAAGGGCTTGTTCTTCTTCGATTGCTTCCTTGGCAAATGAATACCACTTATTCTGATTTTCTGTATCTTTTCCTCTATCACCTAAACCAAAAGAAATTTGATAATAATCTGCTCTATCCTTCCATGCTTGTTTTGAAATTTCAAGTTCTTTCAATCGTTGGTAAGACGTCAAACCTGTCTTAACAGCGTAGCCTACTGTAAAGACAGCAACTAACTGACACAATAGGGTTAAAGCCATCAAGCGTTTAAGGGGTAATCTGCCCTTGATAACGGGAACCAATGCTTTGTAACTCAAACTCATTAGGTAAAGGAGCATTAGTAAAATTGAAATCCCCAATAAAAACAAAAGATAAAAACTAATCCCAAAACCATAGGTAGCTAACAAGATAGGATAAAACAAACCTTGACTAAAAAGAACGACTCCCCCACCTAGGAAGGAAAGGAGGGCTGATAGAAGG contains the following coding sequences:
- a CDS encoding ABC transporter ATP-binding protein, yielding MIELKNISKKFGNRQLFSDTNLHFEGGKIYALIGTSGCGKTTLLNMIGRLEPYDKGQIIYDGTSLKDIKPSVFFRDYLGYLFQDFGLIESQTVKENLNLGLVGKKLKEKEKISLMKQALNRVNLSYLDLKQPIFELSGGEAQRVALAKIILKDPPLILADEPTASLDPKNSEELLSILESLKNPNRTIIIATHNPLIWEQVDQVIRVTDLSHR
- a CDS encoding bacteriocin-associated integral membrane family protein is translated as MKKLFILLSTFFLSFFLAWIIVLRAPQYLYASYDSVSLLRVKKDTQEPTREVFEQELENFANSEQSLIARRIVEPSKDGTTHFTYATYGQGTLPKEFQEASQESRERSDPLNSYLLLSGSLTKEKLADKLGDLGYKAVADRKTPPYSLAFRILLNPLILISLAIFGLSFFALVIITRIKEMRVAGIKLFSGQTLLSIMGHSLSTDIKWLLLSALLSFLGGGVVLFSQGLFYPILLATYGFGISFYLLFLLGISILLMLLYLMSLSYKALVPVIKGRLPLKRLMALTLLCQLVAVFTVGYAVKTGLTSYQRLKELEISKQAWKDRADYYQISFGLGDRGKDTENQNKWYSFAKEAIEEEQALYVKDNLLHFANPQGKNEQGETLDTYSPDANVLYVSPSYLDKENVAVNDETRQKLAHLQKGEFGLLLPKSLRSQEAELKKVFEESLNYYGKSSEDKNAPLEYEMRAIVSYLPTGEKRFVYNNGESPVSIQYLTDPILVVFTPTSTGDSIISKSSWSINAGKQLFIKGYESGLSLLKEAGIYEQVSYLKEGRSVYLTRYNEVQTETATLILGAIVGIASSLLLFYSVNLLYFEQFRRDILIKRISGLRFFETHAQYMVSQFASFVFGASLFILRSRDWVIGLLTLLVFLVSAVLTLYRQAQKESRVSMTIMKGK